The following are from one region of the Nymphaea colorata isolate Beijing-Zhang1983 chromosome 7, ASM883128v2, whole genome shotgun sequence genome:
- the LOC116257094 gene encoding tRNase Z TRZ2, chloroplastic-like, which yields MLAAMSVASCPSGPPPPPALEAASPPELHQFIRHPPWRSVGARSQGKGVAARATKEKGPGFLTALNRAMEEEEYRKARAEVQRKGIEVEGVMVEGISVGGHETCVVVPSLNVAFDIGRCPQRAVHQDFLFITHAHLDHIGGLPMYLATRALYNLKPPTVFVPPCIKNDVEKLLDIHRSMSQVELKLDLIALDVGETYEIRNDLVARPFKTYHVIPSQGYVIYSVRRKLKKMYAHLKGDKIKNLKLSGVEITDTILSPEVAFTGDTTSDFMLEPRNADALRAKILITEATFLDDDISIEHARQHGHTHLSEIIGNAQWLRNKAIVLTHFSSRYKMEDIREAVAKLQPRLSAKVVALTEGFRSMYN from the exons ATGTTGGCGGCAATGTCCGTGGCCAGTTGCCCCTCTGGTCCTCCTCCCCCTCCGGCCCTCGAAGCAGCGTCGCCGCCAGAGCTCCACCAGTTCATCAGGCACCCGCCTTGGAGGAGCGTCGGTGCCAGGAGTCAGGGGAAGGGGGTAGCGGCCCGGGCGACGAAGGAGAAGGGGCCTGGTTTCCTGACGGCACTGAACAGGgcgatggaggaggaggagtacAGGAAGGCGAGGGCAGAGGTGCAGAGGAAGGGCATCGAGGTGGAGGGCGTCATGGTGGAGGGTATCTCCGTCGGCGGCCACGAGACGTGCGTGGTGGTGCCCAGCCTCAACGTGGCCTTCGACATCGGCCGCTGCCCTCAAAGAGCTGTCCACCAGGACTTCCTCTTCATCACCCATGCTCATCTCGACCACATT GGTGGATTACCAATGTATCTTGCTACACGGGCACTTTACAACTTGAAGCCTCCAACTGTGTTCGTGCCACCCTGCATTAAAAATGATGTTGAGAAATTGCTAGACATTCACAGGTCCATGAGTCAGGTGGAACTAAAGTTGGATTTGATTGCATTAGATGTGG GGGAAACCTATGAAATAAGAAACGATCTGGTTGCTAGACCATTCAAAACTTACCACGTTATTCCTAGTCAG GGATATGTCATTTACTCAGTTAGGCGCAAGCTGAAGAAGATGTATGCTCATCTTAAAGGAGataagataaaaaatttgaagcTTTCTGGGGTTGAG ATTACAGACACAATACTGTCCCCAGAGGTTGCCTTCACAGGAGATACAACAAGTGATTTTATGCTAGAGCCAAGAAATGCAGATGCTCTTCGAGCAAAGATTCTTATAACTGAG GCGACCTTTCTTGATGATGACATTAGCATTGAACATGCACGACAGCATGGCCACACTCATCTATCTGAG ATTATTGGGAACGCTCAGTGGTTAAGGAACAAGGCAATAGTGCTCACACATTTCTCATCGAGATACAAAATGGAG GATATTCGTGAAGCAGTAGCAAAACTGCAGCCGAGGTTGTCGGCGAAGGTTGTCGCTCTGACAGAAGGATTCAGATCCATGTATAATTAA